One part of the Accipiter gentilis chromosome 36, bAccGen1.1, whole genome shotgun sequence genome encodes these proteins:
- the LOC126034838 gene encoding coiled-coil alpha-helical rod protein 1-like, producing MALYWSELSLSALSPTVGGTIGAAAIVSSSAICNLSSTTSASFSTTFASANTFATVPGVPSASASSRSACSTRPEAALAEPTAVDSGGDDILRATQASRPLEVELDAEKRRGQALEVELDAEKRRGQALEAELDAEKRRGQALGAELDAEKRRGQALGAELDAEKRRGQALEVELEAERRRGQTLEAELDAERRRGQTLEAELDAERRRGQTLEAELEAERRRGQTQGVESDGGQPLEECQAQVLFQARLSALGHILTLQERELGRELPPPRVPVAVAPPRLQALLGRWREKVFALLVQLRVQEEAQRVLQAQVGTLGAAVAAGTRRVTRLELSLRERAATAELQRRDTKRLAQEVMQQRGRAEAAEEALGELARAAARLAGVVTAREAEVTAATGTMVTLSARLRRAGERLRVLQVGGPGLTLSPVPGLVAPAVALDQPRWQRDPVGDNLVAEVTGSTHLLTGTMARVRRSVVASGVAEEVTHGWVTKDEVTWDKASPHEDRMGHPSSRAALSSLVTQLQALGAAILGDDGDNGDPP from the exons ATGGCTCTCTACTGGTCTGAACTG AGCCTTTCGGCATTGAGCCCCACTGTTGGTGGCACCATTGGCGCTGCCGCCATCGTGTCCTCCAGCGCCATCTGCAACCTCTCCAGCACCACCTCCGCCTCGTTCAGCACCACCTTCGCCTCTGCCAACACCTTTGCCACCGTTCCCGGTGTTCCCAGCGCCTCCGCCAGCTCCCGCAGTGCCTGCAGCACCCGTCCTGAGGCCGCCTTGGCCGAGCCCACCGCCgtggacagtggtggagatgacATCCTGCGGGCGACCCAGGCATCCAG GCCCCTGGAGGTGGAGCTTGATGCTGAGAAGAGGCGTGGCCAAGCCTTGGAGGTGGAGCTTGATGCTGAGAAGAGGCGTGGCCAAGCCCTGGAGGCGGAGCTTGATGCTGAGAAGAGGCGTGGCCAGGCCCTGGGGGCAGAGCTTGATGCTGAGAAGAGGCGTGGCCAGGCCCTGGGGGCAGAGCTTGATGCTGAGAAGAGGCGTGGCCAAGCCCTGGAGGTGGAGCTTGAGGCTGAGAGGAGGCGTGGTCAGACCCTGGAGGCGGAGCTTGATGCTGAGAGGAGGCGTGGTCAGACCCTGGAGGCGGAGCTTGATGCTGAGAGGAGGCGTGGTCAAACCCTAGAGGCGGAGCTTGAGGCTGAGAGGAGGCGTGGTCAAACCCAGGGGGTGGAGTCTGATGGGGGGCAGCCCCTGGAGGAG TGCCAGGCCCAGGTGCTGTTCCAGGCCCGGCTCAGTGCCCTTGGCCACATCCTGACCCTGCAGGAGCGCGAGCTGGGCCGtgag ctgcccccccccagggTGCCTGTGGCAGTGGCCCCCCCCCGGCTGCAGGCACTTCTGGGGCGCTGGCGGGAGAAGGTCTTTGCTCTTCTGGTGCAGCTGCGGGTGCAGGAGGAGGCGCAGCGTGTGCTGCAGGCGCAG GTGGGGACGCTGggggcagcagtggcagcagggaCGCGCCGGGTGACACGGCTGGAGCTGAGTCTGCGCGagagggcggccactgctgagctGCAGCGTCGGGACACCAAG CGCCTGGCGCAGGAGGTGATGCAGCAGCGGGGACgggcagaggcagctgaggaGGCACTGGGGGAACTGGCCCGGGCGGCTGCCAG gctggctggggtGGTGACAGCACGCGAGGCTGAGGTGACAGCAGCCACTGGGACCATGGTCACCCTCAGTGCCCGCCTGCGCCGGGCAGGAGAGCGGCTCCGTGTCCTCCAGG TGGGTGGCCCTGGACTCACCCTGTCCCCTGTTCCAGGGCTGGTGGCCCCGGCAGTGGCCTTGGACCAGCCGCGGTGGCAGCGGGACCCAGTGGGGGACAA CCTGGTGGCCGAGGTGACAGGCAGCACCCATCTGCTCACGGGGACAATGGCCAGGGTCCGGCGCAGCG TGGTGGCCTCGGGGGTGGCTGAGGAGGTGACACACGGCTGGGTGACAAAAGACGAGGTGACGTGGGACAAG GCCTCCCCCCATGAGGACAGGATGGGGCATCCCTCCAGCAGAG CGGCGCTGAGCTCCCTCGTGACGCAGCTGCAGGCCCTGGGCGCCGCCATCCTCGGGGACGATGGGGATAATGGTGACCCTCCCTGA
- the ZBTB9 gene encoding zinc finger and BTB domain-containing protein 9 encodes MAAEGGRVQISFPQHAAALLDSLNRLRLEGKFCDVAVHVGGRIFPAHKSVLAAASPFFHDKLLLQDGGRLLLPPAIDPDAFEGLLHLIYSGRLTLLLEALPGHLLVASGLQMWHVVDQCSEILRELEGGACRWAGRGSEATSSSLSSGRGGEASSSWTTRGGDGSSCVTHGGDGSSSSSWTTRGGDGSLCTTHGGDGASSWTTRGDGSSCTTHGGDGGSSWTTRGGDGSSCPTRGGDGASSWPTRGGDGSSSSSWTMRGGDGSSCPTRGGGDGTSSWSTRGGDGSSSSSWPVRGGDGSSWATRGGDAATPSFTKEGGEEVLKIRVAADVAPAATSSLSSLLKDAGEEVLKICVEEEEEEEEEDEEEGGHRRRRRPTDALQIVLEEEEEEDGAPGDTHEPPKIFYIKQEVGDASAVEDLLPATELVGGFAPAEVSYVIPAGGGGTTVTTGGTMVTTGGAAVFPQPSWKPVDLHGNEILGRGQALHAPVKLGAAPDGKRFGCLCGKRFAVKPKRDRHIMLTFSLRPFACAACHKRFKLKHHLTEHMKTHDGAGRACERCGRRFRLRSGLAKHRPLCQGARWGGGCWACE; translated from the coding sequence ATGGCGGCAGAGGGGGGCCGGGTGCAGATCTCCTTTCCCCAGCACGCGGCGGCGTTGCTGGACTCACTCAATCGCCTGCGGCTGGAGGGGAAGTTCTGCGACGTCGCCGTCCACGTGGGAGGCCGGATCTTCCCAGCCCACAAGAGCGTCTTGGCTGCCGCATCCCCTTTCTTCCACGACAAGCTTCTTCTACAGGATGGGGGGCGCCTGCTGCTGCCCCCCGCCATCGACCCTGACGCCTTCGAGGGGCTCCTGCACCTCATCTACTCGGGGCGCTTGACATTGCTGTTGGAGGCCCTGCCTGGTCACCTCTTGGTGGCCAGCGGTCTCCAGATGTGGCACGTGGTAGATCAGTGCTCGGAGATCCTGAGGGAGTTGGAGGGTGGGGCATGCCGGTGGGCTGGGCGGGGCAGCGAGGCGACATCATCGTCATTGTCAAGCGGCCGTGGCGGTGAGGCTTCATCATCATGGACCACCCGTGGTGGAGATGGGTCTTCATGTGTCACCCATGGTGGAGATGGGTCTTCATCATCATCCTGGACCACCCGTGGTGGAGATGGGTCTCTGTGTACCACCCATGGTGGAGATGGAGCGTCATCGTGGACCACCCGTGGTGATGGGTCTTCATGTACCACCCACGGTGGAGACGGAGGATCATCGTGGACCACCCGTGGTGGAGATGGGTCATCATGTCCCACCCGCGGTGGTGATGGAGCGTCATCATGGCCCACCCGTGGTGGCGATGGGTCTTCATCGTCCTCGTGGACCATGCGTGGCGGCGACGGCTCATCGTGTCCCACCCGTGGTGGTGGTGATGGAACATCCTCGTGGTCCACCCGTGGTGGTGACggatcttcatcatcatcatggcCCGTGCGTGGTGGCGATGGCTCTTCATGGGCCACCCGCGGCGGTGACGCAGCGACGCCATCTTTCACCAAGGAAGGGGGTGAGGAGGTTCTCAAAATCCGTGTGGCCGCTGACGTGGCACCAGCGGCGACGTCGTCCCTGAGCTCCCTCCTGAAGGATGCCGGTGAGGAGGTCCTCAAGATCtgcgtggaggaggaggaggaagaagaagaagaggacgAGGAAGAGGGtggccaccgccgccgccgccgccccactGATGCCCTCCAGAtcgtgctggaggaggaggaggaggaagatggggcACCTGGAGATACCCATGAGCCCCCCAAGATCTTCTACATCAAGCAGGAGGTGGGCGACGCCAGCGCCGTTGAGGACCTCCTGCCAGCGACTGAGTTGGTGGGTGGTTTTGCGCCGGCGGAGGTGAGCTACGTCatcccggcgggcggcggcgggacaACGGTGACAACCGGCGGCACGATGGTGACAACCGGAGGAGCGGCCGTCTTCCCGCAACCGTCTTGGAAACCGGTGGACCTTCACGGGAACGAGATCCTGGGCCGAGGTCAAGCCCTTCACGCTCCGGTGAAGCTGGGAGCGGCTCCCGATGGCAAACGTTTTGGTTGCTTGTGCGGTAAACGGTTCGCCGTCAAACCCAAGCGGGATCGGCACATCATGTTGACCTTCAGCCTGCGTCCCTTCGCCTGCGCCGCCTGTCACAAGCGTTTCAAGTTGAAGCATCACTTGACGGAGCACATGAAGACCCACGACGGAGCCGGGCGAGCCTGCGAGCGCTGCGGCCGGCGCTTCCGCCTACGGAGCGGATTGGCCAAACATCGGCCGCTCTGTCAGGGGGCtcggtggggaggggggtgctggGCCTGTGAgtga